The Anopheles maculipalpis chromosome 3RL, idAnoMacuDA_375_x, whole genome shotgun sequence genomic sequence TTAACGGCGCCAGCAACGGGAACGAAGTCGGCAATGGTAATAATAATCTCGGGACAAACACACCCCCCTGTAACAGTACAGCCAACAACAATGAACTAGGTGATCATAcgatgtgtacactttttacAATCCAAAAGGGATTGATCAGTAAATgttattaaacatttaaaataatagtttTTTAGACTAGAGTTATACTAAACGTTTGTtctatataaaaaaattgtctaTTTGTCTACAGGAAGCTTGCGATGGGCCGATGATCTTGACTTGGACCTCAGTAACGAGCTGTCCAGTAATGGATACATTAGGTAGGTCCAATTAATTAAGCTCCAAATTTGAAATGCTTTAGTTTCATATTATCGTTTCTGTCTCCCTATTCCTAGTGATTCATTGTTGACCTTCCCGGTCTTCAAACAAGAACTACCATCACCTCCTCAGAAGGTAAGTTAGCATCTAGAGTTTACCAAAGCATGCATTTATTAATCGATAAACATCCCAATCTTCTTCCAGCCtcctcaacagcagcaacaacactcACAGTCTGctcaccaacaacagcagcaacagcaacaacaacaacaacatcagctccatcaacagcagcaacaagccTTGCATCAGCAAGCAGCCGCAAGCTCTCAGGATCATTCACAACAATCCCAACACCAACACGCACCTGCCAGTTTACAACAATCCTTAGCTGGTGGCGTTAATCCTGCCAGCAGTGGAAATGCTGCCAACAATGcccatcaacagcaacaacagcaggttGTCCAAtatcaccaacaacaacagcagcagcagcagcaacagcagggaCACAGTTCTATGAATGGTGGTGGGCAGAGTTTGATGAGCGGTACCGATCATCACGCAACCGGAATCGGTGCCGGTTTAAGCAATCTGCAAAGCTTTCTACAAAGCAATCGTTTGGAAAATGATCCTAGCGCAGGTACGGTGGACACtcacaatcaatcaaaacgcTTTATGGCTGACCAGTTATCATACAGATGTAAATTATCGTTCAAGCGCGCTCGGTAAGAGCCGGTTACACGATGGCATTTTGCTGTTTGCCGTTTTGTTGTCGGGGAGCGTTAGctattttctttattaattCCAAAGCCCATCACCATTATCCCCATTTCGCGGGTTGTTGGCTTGTTGGAGTAAGTGTGTGTACACATTACATTAGATGAAGTTCATAACTGGTTGCTTGGGGTGTTACGttcgttattttttgttaaacaaataTCAGTGACTGATGTTAGGATTTTCTTTGCAGGCGTTTTACAGATGCAACAGGATGGCACGTTACCAGTCGCACGTGGTGACAAAACACACGACGATCACAATCGGTACGTCTAAGGTTTAGTCATTGGATCGCTGAATGTGTAGCTTGAAACAAAATCCGCTTGGTGCCCGGGTGTCATTTGCATGACGCGCATGTATACAAGTAGACttgggagctttttttccccccatattcttgagcaaaacaaaaaaacctcataaTTAATGCACGCTGACCTTCCCCTCAAAACACAGGTTCCAGTACGTGCTAGCAGCTGCGACCTCGATAGCGACGAAGAACAACGAAGAATCTCTCACCTACCTTAACCAGGGTCAGAGCTACGAGATCAAGCTGAAGAAGCTTGGCGATCTGTCCCCGTTCCGGGGTAAGATTCTGAAAAGTATTATCAAGATATGCTTCCACGAGCGTCGCCTGCAGTACATGGAGCGGGAACAGATGCAGCTGTGGCAAGCTTCCCGACCCGGTGAGAGGATATTGGATGTAAGGCACTCATATCTCCGCTATTGCTCTATTGCGCCCAAAGCTGatgggtttttggtttgtctTTCATTCGCTCCTTTTGGCAGGTTGACATACCACTATCGTACGGATTGATGCAGGTGCAGCCTACCAGCAGCAACCTGCTTAACACGATCGAGGTGTTTTGGGACCCAATGAAGGAGGTCGGCGTGTACGTAAAGGTGAACTGCATTTCCACGGAATTCACACCCAAAAAGCATGGCGGCGAGAAGGGTGTCCCATTCCGGATTCAGGTCGAAACGTACATCGACACGAACGGGCTGCATAATGGGACCGGTAATGGTGTGGCGGGTATGGACGATAAAGACGGTATTAGACCATTCCATGCGGCGGCTTGCCAAATAAAGGTTCGTTGATGGCTACTAGcggaaacaaaaactggatgCTAATTGTTGATGGGATTACTTTCTCCCTCTCGTTTAggttttcaaattgaaaggAGCCGATCGAAAACACAAACAGGATCGAGAGAAAATACTCAAGCGTCCGGTTGCAGAGCAGGAGAAATACCAGCGCAGCTGTGACTGTACGATACTGACGGATATTACGACCGATTCAGTCATTACGCCGCTCGGTGGCAGCTTTAGTCCCGATCAGTAAGTATTTCTgactttcattttcaaaaatcgatcCCTTGTAAAAACGTAATGGGGCTCACCCTCTTCCGCAGCATTAAGCGTAACGTTTCACCATTGTTGGGCGGTCCAACCTCACCGGGGCAGCTGAACAAGTTCGAAAACATGATGTCAAGTGTGCTGTGCAACGGCGGAAACGTTGTTAGTCCCGGGGCAAATCCTACCACAACGTCGACAACTACGGCGGCGGCCGCCATGGTtgttgcggctgctgctgctgccgctgccgccGGCGTACAGAACAATCCGATCGGAATCAGTAACGTTAGCTCGACGAACGGACTGTGTAAAGCGTCGCCGCTCGGTGTGGATCAACCGATGGTGCTTTCGCCCCAGCAGCCGAGCGAACTGGACGATTACGTGCCATCGATTACGAAGGAAACAAGCCCCGGAACGTTGGCCCAGTGGTTGGCCGTGCATCGGTTGTCTGCGTACGCGAAAACTTTCGCCCAGTTTTCCGGTTCGGATCTGTTAAGGTTAGATCTCGACTTTgttggatgtgtttgtgtgttaggttcgattttaaaacgatattaaaattgtttcttttcactctatctctatctctatctctctatacTCTTCTTTTCACTCGCAGAATGTCCAAAGACgatctttgtaaaatttgtGGCTTAGCAGATGGCATTCGAATGTTTAACATTCTCCATTCGAAGTGAGTATTTTAAGCACAATTAGATCAAGAAGAGTTTTGATTAAGGGGCATATAGGGTTTAGCTTGTAAAAAACCCTGTAACTGCATAGCTTGTCTCTTAAATACGATCACATATATCGAATAAATAACAGCTTATTTATGAACCCgtttttctccccttttcAGAGCCATAACGCCACGCTTAACCATCTATGTTAGCTTCCAAACCAACATCTATCACGCGATCTATCTGCACTCGAACACCATCCCGGAGCTGGTGCAAAATCTGTCCAAAATTCCCGGCTTTCTGGAAGCTATCAATGCGCTCAACACACCCAACACTACCACATCCGATGCCGGTCTCTGGAGTGGTACGTTTGGTGGGCCGCGTTCTCTTAACCCCGGTCCATCTAATGGCAGCAGTAACGGAGCTCACGGTAAACTTCCCACCAACGGTGGAACGAACTCTGCCGTTCAGCTATCCGTTCCGTCGCCTTCGTCACCTATCTCGTCCTCGTGCGGCATTGCGAAGCTGCAGCTACTGCTTAAAGGCCCGAACGGGATACAGGTGCTGCTGACGGAGGATGTGCTGAACAACATCAAGGACGAAACACTGTTTCAGCTGGAGCTGAAACCGAACGGCAACATACTAATGAAAGCGGTCCACAGTGTGACCGGGACGGCGGGGGGTGACTGTTCGATCGATGAGGATGCGAACTGAGTGGAACGTTTCTGAGATGTATAAGAGTTTTGTTGCTTACGGGGACTTCAGCTCCCTCTAGCTTGTTAGTAAACAGCCTTGCTTTAAggttatgtttctttttgtgttttttttactatactTTTTTTAGATCTAGATAAAACAAACTTTGTTAAGTCGTTTACGGCAGCGCTCTAgtgatagtgtgtgtgtatatgtggtGTTAGATGAATACCGAGAGatagcgagagagcgagagagagggagagagagagagagagggagagagagagagagagagagatagagaaagagagtggaaCAAACCCGATATAGGTctggaaaaaagggataatTTGGGAGATTTGACAAGGATGATATTGGCTGGAGTAGAAAAATCGGAGACAAATCTGTTGACACGTTGCGTCATTGCCGACAGCTTAGACAGACCATAGGACACCTTTAGGTTCGTACACACTCAAAAGGCATTTAGGCACAAAATTGTGTTGTAGAAGAACCGAATAAAACTGCACCGCAAAATGGTGCAGAAAAGTGATCGAGAATTTTATGCTTCGATATTGtcgatttttttcaattatcaaTGTAAACGCAAttaacgaaaggaaaaatccataaaCACTACATTAGTACAAAGCAGCTTAGTTTAGCATAGTAGAGATAGTAAGGATTAGGTTCGGATTATCGTATATCGTTCGATGATGAGAGTTCTCGCTCGAAATccgggttttctttttatctttatGACACAATTTGCTTAAAACTGTCTTTTTATGTACATTGTTAACGTTTTTAGAAGGTAAAgagcaaaacatacacacgtgaATGTATGTGAACGTGAATGAATGTAGATACGGACACTTCGTCCGTATCTAGTTAAGCAAAGGATGTAGTTCGCTTTTATATACATACATTAACAAAAATGAACAGAAAagagagatgaaaaaaagatttaCATATTTACATGATGAGAACAGAAAGTGGGCTTGTGTGTGTAGTAATTTCGGTAAACGACCTTTCTAAAACgatgtaaaacaaacaagcctTGTAGACTGTGTCATTTGcttttgcaaattaaaatggaaaaaacgggaaaatgtGGTTCTTTATATAATGAGCGCCAAAGCGCTGACAGACGATGATGTTGTGCCTTATAATATTACTTCTATTGTGCAATTTTCGACAGACAAAAAAGAGACGATAAAGGAGAAAGATTTTATTGGTAGGGAAActaaaaaaggataaatatgTTCTGTAAATAAAGactattgttgttttattgtacttatttctttcctttccttgcGAACACATCAGAAAGAATGATTGATAAAAAATCACCCTATTCCTGCAATAGAATGGAAACTAAAACGCTTACTTCTTGATAACTGTGCCATCAAGCTGTCTAATCATAATTCCCGTATCGCAATCCGCTGAAGCAACTAGCCGCCGACAAAGGACTAAAAAAatagtgccagtgttctggtcGTTCTCGAACACGCCACCACCAAAGACTCCCTTCGgttcctagactccatacctgcgtccccgacaatcgttttctgctgaattccgggtcattccggaatcaacggaaacgagaaagccgatcGTCTGGCCAACAGAGGACAATCCTGTTACCCGACAAATTGTATCAGAACCGCcatattagatttttacgcatcagcaaTTTatgcagaaaaaataaattttcaccagcACTTAATCGCAATAGCTTTAAATATCAGACAAGCCACGGCTGAAACAGTTTTGTATTAGTAAAAAACCACCTGTTGTACACAGTAGAGAGgcaaatgtagtctcagagactcaaagcctctataagtAAACGAACGAAAAGAATAAACGAAACTTGattgaaacattatttatatttcttcaaTATAAACATAGGCGTGATTATCGTCTCCTACCGGTTTCCTCTTCATTATTATTTCACTTTCTCTATATAAAATATACGTTTTATCTTGCACATAAACGAGAAAATAAACATCTTGATTGCGTTAGGCGTTTTGTAAAACGTTGCTTTGCTTCCTATTTTCGCTGTTTGCTAATTGAAATATCGTAATTGTCCCTTCGTGTGTTAACTCTAGTGAAGctaatccaaacaaaacaaaaaaagaagcggaATGATCTGCATTTGGCAACATCAACCACCATACACAACCTGCCACGTTGTTACAGTTTTGAGCTAGTAAAGAAGGAGTAATCTAACGGGTATAATAGGATGAACACACTTACATAGCTGCTACACTACACGTACCACGTGTGTTGTACTAGAGAGAGATGAGGACACAGTGGGAGGACAAATTTCGACCCAACCTTCCCCTTCTCTGGTGGGGTGGGGAGCCGCGCTATCGGAGTAAATATACATATCTGTTATTCGTTGCAAAAAACACGGGATTAACGATCACTGTCGATAAATATAGCCATTCTGTTCTTCACCCATTTTCTGTCTCATGCTCGATTGGGAGAATTATTTACGTGGTATGATGGATTCGCTAGGCCTTGCCAAGTCTTTTTCCTCTGGAATGTTTGTGCTGTACTGGCGGTTCCAGCTGCTGCTGAGTTCGACGTGATGAGCGATCGCTGGAATCGCCAGTACCGGTTGCGATACTGCTAACGACAGGGaatcatttcttctttttacccTTTTCCTGCTTTGCCTTTAGCTTTTCCTCGCGCTTGCGTTCCTTCTCCGTGAGCGATAGGTACAGCTTGTAGCCGAAGAATGCTGGAAAGAGAAAATACTATTATTAGCGATTGTGCTTGAACGTCACCTTATCTACTAGATTCCTCATTATCCTCTTCTTAACGGTTAAGTTCTTAGCTTCAAAATTCCGTCCACCACAGCAACAACTTACCAACAACCAACGCCACAAAACCGGCCAACATTCCGTACCCAAACGGTGTCGGCTCAAACTGTTCCGTCCAAAATATTCCCGCACCGGGCAATTTTTTGGCAAGCGATTCTAGCAGAATCGGATCCGATTCTTCATCCTTCCCAAGCGTACTTTGGACGACTTTTTTCTGCTTGGAAAATTCGTTTAACTGTGCGAGGGATTTCACAAACTTGCCCTTAAAATCTTTCGCAAACTGACGCTTCTCTTCATCCGACAGGTTCACAAACATATCGGACAGCGTTCGCAAATTGTCCTGAAACTGTTGTGCTAGCGACCGTTTCTCATCGTCCTGTAGAAGCTCATTGAGCGCTTCAGATTGTAGTGCCTCCACGAAAGGGTTCTCTTCATATCCGGACGCCATTTAATGCTGGATGTATAACACGTTTCACACACGTAAACGGCCACAAAACAGTAGCAAACAGTAGCATGTACCCGTTTTGTCGCGCACTAAGCAAAAACCGGTGGCGAAAGGTTGGAAAAAATTGTCCCACACCTACCGGACCACCGTGAGCCCTCTTGGTGGGGATGACGATGGTAATGATGAGATAAAAAAGGCGCGATAATGTACAATCAAACGGACTGAAAAACCCGGCTTGCTTATCACCTTGATAAGTCACTCGAGGTGCGAGTGTGACGTGGCCCACCCCCCTACGGTGGTGAAGAATACGTCCAGAAGAAACGCATTTGGACGAAGATAGCAAAGCCACTTGCTCCGAGGTAGTTTCCtcttaataaaatattgaccGATTCAAGCTAGGTGCTAACGTGTCACTTGTCGTTAAAAAATTCGCACCGATGAGCAGCGCTATTATGTTGCGACGCGACGTTGCACTTTCGTCAATGAAGGGATGACCACGAGGAGAAACTAAACAATCCTCGTGGTGGGAAGGCAACAAGTAAATTAGCAAATTATGTTCCCAGCCAGTAGACTGAAGTCGAGGCTCGGGTTCACATTTCTTAGGTTTCCTTCCATTATTTCTTCGTCTACGCTGTCTCTATTTCTGTCCCCCCTTGTCTACCGTACATTTCTTACCGAATACACCCAGCACGATGAAAAGGGCACCAAAGAATGCGGCTTTCCTGAAAAACAGTGCCCTGGCGATGGTTTCCATTCGCATCTTTTCCAGCAGCGCCGGAAGCTGTTTCAACTTTTCGATCGCCTCGAAAAACTTGGCCTGATCTTCGGGCGATTCCTTCGTGAGGGATGCCAGCAGGTTTGGGTCGGAAAGAATCGATTGATCAAAGTTTAGCgacatttttaatttagtcTCTAGAACCACCACTCTCAGCACAGCACGTTTTGGGCATCAAAATGGGACTAGCAATTCTTTTTCATCGATTGAGATTTGTGTCTCCGAAGAGATTCCAATTGTTTAAACAGCTTGTATTTGCCATCTTGTAGAGAAATACGGAGCAacgaacacacgcacacgacgaTACAAGACAAAAATTCTTACCGAAAACCGCAAGCATAATCGAAAGCATTACGAAGAACACGAGATAGTCGGTCAGTCCTGCCTGCAGCTTACGGCGCATCGCATTCTGTAGCACACCGGCCTTCAGCTCCTCCTTTTCCTCGTCCGACAGATTGTCCATGCTTTCGAGCATGCTTAGGAAATCTTCCATGGTGGGCATTTTGAAATCTTCCGGATTGAACGGATTCTCTGCACCGGTCGGTATGGCACCGGGATCGGCTGCCGCACCATCCGAACCCATCGCGTTAAACAGTTCTTCTGCCACGTCTCCCATTTTCGGTGGTTAAGGGgaaatgcaaaatgcaaagaaaCAAGGAGATGTTCTCCTGTGCCGTGCCGGGTGGTTTAGATGGATCGAACAGCAAATGCTTACTGGTCCGATAAGGCAACGGGTCCCGAACTGGTAGCAGAATTCGAAGGCTCGAACTTACGATGCTGATAACAAATtaccttcttctgcttggaGTGCGACCTGATGAAGCACGACAGGCGGAGATGATTTGGAGCCGAAATTGCATCATTGGACGCACTAATCAAAGGTAATGCTGATGGTGGGATGCCGTTAGCTCAATATGGTATGCTTTCAGGGTCATTTCTTGTGAGGTAATCTGGTGTGAGTTTGGTGAATTATGTGAAGTTACGGTGGGAAGGTATTTTAAATGaacttttcttattttttctaGATGGTTATTTGACGAAGGTTTAACGAGACTTCTGGATGGTAAGTCCCTATCTGTTTTCAATAGAAATATTTTGAGTATTATTGCCTTCTAAAGAACACTACCAAGTAGGTGTAGGTTGATTTGTGAAGGAGAGTGATACCCGTTGGAGAAAAGTGTATTGTACGTATTATAGCGGGTGCACTAGCATAAAACACCGGTCTAGAGATTCGGTGTACAGTTTGCGTATCCTACTCTATTCCACACCACCAACTCCTTAACATGCTACTTACCACCCAGTCCCACCACAACAATAGCCGGGATGATGAACACAACGTTTGGAAATCCGTGCTGGAACGGATCGGTGCTGGAACTTAGTTCAACCATTCTTGCTCGTTGTTGTGGTCGATGGAAACAGAACGGGCTGCAAAGACCGGGTAAAGCATTATTCACACcattgcaaacaaacgcatACAAGCGGTAGATTCGGGTTTAAAAaagctgtgtgtgtttacctTGCAGGAAAATTGTTTACGGTTCGATATTATTCGATTGATATTGCCGTTGTTGATAAGATTACGTTTTCAAAACACGTAGACAaaatgtttgcctttttttgcttctaccTGCTGCGTTGGCTGTCAAATGATGCGTTGGAGGTGTGTTGTAGTTAGAGACACGGATTGAAAACTTGCTTCACTCGTTCAGTTGACAGAAGGGACtcgaaaacaattaaacgaatgtttttaaatttttatttgtactaTTATTTGACTGTTAGGAGCATTGCActgaattattttctttgaaagcaattattttaattctacaacaaaaaagaacaaagaagcgaagaaaaagtttaaaaaagtcGTTAATTACTtgatgaaacatttttgacaaacaaatttttgaaCGAAAGCAATGTTTTGGCGCGAAATGTCATTGCGTGCGGtggtttgtttacaaacgAGAGGcaacattatttaaaaacgCATCAAACACGACCCATCATAATGCCGGACGCTAAAACTGAGCTGGAAACTACGCGTCGATTTCTAAAATCACGCTTGATGATGGATCGTGCAACGTTTCACGGGTATGAAGCTGAAAGACAAAATATTCACGATCTGCTAGAGCGTACCGCGGAACATGGTGAATCGAACAGTGCGCTGCTGTTGGGTCCGAGAGGAATTGGAAAAACCACTGTAAGTTTTACATAAGCATTAAGTAGTTTGTTTCAGAAAACGTAGAGATTATTAATTGCTTCATGGCTCTCTTTACAGCTCGTTGTATCGGTATTGGCCGAACTGCTGACCAAAGAAACGTTCTACCGCAACTGTCTGATCGTCTATCTCAATGGATTGGTGCACATCGACGATCGACTAGCACTGAAATCGGCCACCGCACAGCTAAACCTCGAAAATGCTGTTGACGGTAAAGTGTTTGGTTCCTTTGCTGAAAATCTAGCCTTTTTGCTCGAGTGTCTAAAGGCGGGCGATCGGAAGAAATCGAAAAGCGTCATCTTCTTGCTGGAAGAGTTCGATCTGTTCTGCTCGCACCACAACCAAACGCTGCTGTACAACTTGTTCGACGTAGCACAGTCTGCGCAGGCACCGATCTGTGTGCTTGGCCTTACCGCTCGCTTGGATGTGATCGAGCTGTTAGAAAAGCGTGTGAAATCACGCTTTTCTCATCGTCAGCTATTTCTCCTACCGAAGGAAGATGATTTCGACGGACGGTTGGAATTGTTCGAAAGTTTACTAAAGCTTCCTACCGAGCAGGAAATGCGTGCGTTTGAATCGGCTCATCCTCCCATTCCTAGTGAAGCTCTTAATAATGACGAATTTACGCTGCTGCGTGGGCTGTTTAATCCACGCAAGTTTAGCTTCACATCGAAATGGGTAACGCAATGGAACCGACACATCGATAAGCTGCTAGAGAGCAAAGAAGTGCAGACGGTACTGCAAACGATGTACGATTATGACGTGCTGGAGGGTCCGTTTCGGATTTGGC encodes the following:
- the LOC126563538 gene encoding uncharacterized protein LOC126563538; its protein translation is MATVISLLTNPCNSPFEQQQSHHLHPQQLLFPPYGQGPETFQQRYGGAGGRNRNEATHHHGQLDALDFHLLSRTLEEEIEQMEYSGSSGPYQQHQQQPPQQQAARRQGQQDFEQISPGYNLDNEDTYSGSPNNFQDYQNNFVDSPPDSKEPWPIDYNKMHTTIATSSGANDTTSASTTVTPATVATVPGAVVAAATSHPQQQQQQDNGAMYMNNAILPSRKRRMEWMSPQEEDTDGTETKIANIDKERDARRKGSLRWADDLDLDLSNELSSNGYISDSLLTFPVFKQELPSPPQKPPQQQQQHSQSAHQQQQQQQQQQQHQLHQQQQQALHQQAAASSQDHSQQSQHQHAPASLQQSLAGGVNPASSGNAANNAHQQQQQQVVQYHQQQQQQQQQQQGHSSMNGGGQSLMSGTDHHATGIGAGLSNLQSFLQSNRLENDPSAGVLQMQQDGTLPVARGDKTHDDHNRFQYVLAAATSIATKNNEESLTYLNQGQSYEIKLKKLGDLSPFRGKILKSIIKICFHERRLQYMEREQMQLWQASRPGERILDVDIPLSYGLMQVQPTSSNLLNTIEVFWDPMKEVGVYVKVNCISTEFTPKKHGGEKGVPFRIQVETYIDTNGLHNGTGNGVAGMDDKDGIRPFHAAACQIKVFKLKGADRKHKQDREKILKRPVAEQEKYQRSCDCTILTDITTDSVITPLGGSFSPDHIKRNVSPLLGGPTSPGQLNKFENMMSSVLCNGGNVVSPGANPTTTSTTTAAAAMVVAAAAAAAAAGVQNNPIGISNVSSTNGLCKASPLGVDQPMVLSPQQPSELDDYVPSITKETSPGTLAQWLAVHRLSAYAKTFAQFSGSDLLRMSKDDLCKICGLADGIRMFNILHSKAITPRLTIYVSFQTNIYHAIYLHSNTIPELVQNLSKIPGFLEAINALNTPNTTTSDAGLWSGTFGGPRSLNPGPSNGSSNGAHGKLPTNGGTNSAVQLSVPSPSSPISSSCGIAKLQLLLKGPNGIQVLLTEDVLNNIKDETLFQLELKPNGNILMKAVHSVTGTAGGDCSIDEDAN
- the LOC126563169 gene encoding uncharacterized protein LOC126563169 isoform X2, with translation MGDVAEELFNAMGSDGAAADPGAIPTGAENPFNPEDFKMPTMEDFLSMLESMDNLSDEEKEELKAGVLQNAMRRKLQAGLTDYLVFFVMLSIMLAVFAFFGYKLYLSLTEKERKREEKLKAKQEKGKKKK
- the LOC126563169 gene encoding uncharacterized protein LOC126563169 isoform X1; translated protein: MASGYEENPFVEALQSEALNELLQDDEKRSLAQQFQDNLRTLSDMFVNLSDEEKRQFAKDFKGKFVKSLAQLNEFSKQKKVVQSTLGKDEESDPILLESLAKKLPGAGIFWTEQFEPTPFGYGMLAGFVALVVAFFGYKLYLSLTEKERKREEKLKAKQEKGKKKK
- the LOC126563169 gene encoding uncharacterized protein LOC126563169 isoform X3, which translates into the protein MVELSSSTDPFQHGFPNVVFIIPAIVVVGLGAFFGYKLYLSLTEKERKREEKLKAKQEKGKKKK
- the LOC126563627 gene encoding origin recognition complex subunit 4 — encoded protein: MPDAKTELETTRRFLKSRLMMDRATFHGYEAERQNIHDLLERTAEHGESNSALLLGPRGIGKTTLVVSVLAELLTKETFYRNCLIVYLNGLVHIDDRLALKSATAQLNLENAVDGKVFGSFAENLAFLLECLKAGDRKKSKSVIFLLEEFDLFCSHHNQTLLYNLFDVAQSAQAPICVLGLTARLDVIELLEKRVKSRFSHRQLFLLPKEDDFDGRLELFESLLKLPTEQEMRAFESAHPPIPSEALNNDEFTLLRGLFNPRKFSFTSKWVTQWNRHIDKLLESKEVQTVLQTMYDYDVLEGPFRIWLFELIGWLDEEHPYLTVEAIRKLGEEYESDDKVKLLMGLSVLEICLIIAMKHHSEIYDREPFNYEMIWTRFSKWANSSSSMKGIERPVVLKAFEHLKQLEFIAPVTGGSLTKVQKEYQIHRLLLTYGQIRQAVQRMPLLPTEVSQWEQSSLV